The Streptomyces sp. NBC_00576 genome contains the following window.
CGGCATGGTGGCCCGCCAGATGAGCCGCGCGATGCGCCAGCTGCGCAACGCCGCCTTCGGTATCGCCGAGCAGCGCCTGCCGATGCTGGTCGACCAGCTCTCGCGCACCGACCCCGGTCGCGTCGACACCCGTGTCGCCGCCATCCCGATCAACACCACGGACGAGATCGGCGAGGTCGCCCGCGCCTTCGACCAGGTTCACCGCGAGGCGGTCCGGCTGGCCGCCGAGCAGGCCCTGCTGCGGGGCAACATCAACGCGATCTTCACCAACCTGTCGCGCCGCAACCAGTCCCTGATCGAGGGCCAGCTGACCCTGATCACCGACCTGGAGAACAACGAGGCCGACCCGGACCAGCTGGAGAACCTCTTCCGCCTGGACCACCTCGCGACCCGTATGCGCCGCAACGGCGAGAACCTCCTCGTCCTCGCCGGCGAGGAGCCCGGCCGCCGCTGGGACCAGCCGGTCCCGCTGGTCGACGTCCTGCGCGCCGCCTCCTCCGAGGTGGAGCAGTACGAGCGCGTCGAGCTGTCGGGCGTACCGGAGGCCGAGATCCACGGCCGTGCGGTCACCGACCTCGTGCACCTGCTGGCCGAGCTGCTGGAGAACGCGACGACGTTCTCGTCCCCGCAGACCAAGGTCCGGGTGACGGCGACCCGTCTTCCTGACGGCCGCATCATGGTCGAGATCCACGACAAGGGCATCGGCCTCACCGCCGAGGACTTCGCGGACATCAACCACAAGCTGGCCAACCCGCCGACCGTGGACGCCGCGATCTCCCAGCGCATGGGCCTGTTCGTGGTCGGCCGGCTGTCCGACCGGCACGGCATCCGCGTCCAGCTCCGCCCCTCGGGCGAGCAGGCCGGTACGACCTCGCTGGTCATGCTCCCGGACGCCATCACGCACGGTGGCGGTGGCGAGCAGCAGCTGCAGCGCGACGAGTTCACCGTCTCGCAGATCATCCCGGAGCAGCAGCAGTACGTCGGCGAGAACTTCCAGGCCGTCCAGGGCCAGCCGATGCGTACGGCGGCCGAGCTCGGCTTCGACGACAGCCGCTACACCGAGGTCCCGGACGACATCCGCGAGCTGGACCCGGTGGGCCGCTCCCTGATGCGTGAGGAGCGCCGGGCGCAGCTCGAGGCCCAGGCGCACCCCGAGTCGGGCCCGCAGGAGGGCATCGAGGCCCCCGCGTACGGCGACGACTTCACCGCCGCGCCGAACGGCCAGGCCCCGGCCCTGGAGGAGCCCTTCGCGGGCTACGACCAGCAGACCGCGTACGAGGAGCGGCAGCAGCCGTCGTACGAGGAGCCGTACTTCAACGGGAACAACGGCTTCCCGCAGAGGGACGACTTCCCGGCGACCGGCAGCGAGTACCCGTCGACGAACGGCGGCTACCCGTCCTCGAACGGCAACGGCGGCTACCCGGAGCCCGCGTACACGGAGCCTGTCCAGGAAGAGCCCGCCCCGGCCCACGCCTCCGCCCCGGAGAGCTTCTCGGCCTTCGAGGAGCGGCGCTACCAGGATGACTGGCCGCAGCCGGACGGTTACCAGAACGGGCACCGCTCCGAGTACGCTCCGGAACCGGAATCCGCGCAGGCCGCTGACGTGAGTGAGCAAAATCACGTAGGCTTCGAGCGTCCGGGACCGGCACCCTCCGCCGCCCACACCATGACCGATGCCGGTCTTCCCCGCCGTGGATCCACCGCGAGCGGCACCAGCAACGGCACCTCCCGGCAGCACGTGGGCCAGGAGACACCGGCGCCGGCCCCCGCGGAGCAGAACGGCACCGCGAACGGCAACGGCAACGGAACCGGTCCCGACGACTGGCGCTCGGCCAACGACGAGCGCTGGCAGCAGGCCTCACAGCTCCGCAAGCCCAAGGCGGGCGGGGTGACCTCCTCCGGCCTGCCGCGCCGGGTACCGAAGGCCAACCTGATCGAGGGTGCCGCGGAAGCGACTCCCCAGGGCGGCCCGTCGGTCTCCCGCGCCCCCGAGGACATCCGGGGCAGGTTGAGCAACCTGCGCCGGGGCGTCCAACGGGGACGCACCGCAGGTAGTGAGACGAACGGCCAGGCCACCAGGAATCACCACGGTGGGCCTGACAGCACCTACAACCAGGAGCGTTAGTGTGAGCCCGATGAGCCAGGCGGCGCAGAACCTTAACTGGTTGATCACCAATTTCGTGGACAACACCCCCGGGGTGTCGCACACGGTGGTGGTCTCCGCCGACGGACTCCTTCTGGCGATGTCCGACGGCTTTCCGCGAGACCGTGCGGACCAGCTCGCCGCTGTCGCCTCCGGTCTGACCTCTCTCACCGCGGGTGCGTCGCGCATCTTCGAGGGCGGCAGCGTGAACCAGACGGTTGTGGAGATGGAGCGGGGATTCCTCTTCCTCATGTCCGTTTCCGACGGTTCCTCGCTCGCGGTGCTTGCACATCCGGAGGCCGACATCGGTCTCATTGGGTACGAGATGGCGCTTCTGGTCGACCGTGCCGGCACGGTTCTGACACCCGATCTGCGTGCGGAGCTCCAAGGGAGCCTTCTCAACTAACAGTCAGACGGTGCGTTTTGGCGTCCCGGGACGGTAGGTTTCGGACGCGGCGCCACAGTGATGCGGTGCCCGGCACAGTCGGAGGAGGAGAAGAAAGTGGCAACACCCCCAGGCGGTTCACCCTCGGGCAATTGGTCGTACGGCCCTGGCCAGGGTCAGGGCCAGGGTGACCCGAACCGATACAACTTCCCCTCCGCACCGAGCCACCGCCGGCAGCAGCCGTACGCGCCTCAGAACCCGCAGGGTCCCGGGCCGTCGCCGTACGACCAGCCGCCGGCGCCGCGTATCCAGCCCGTGCAGCCGCAGCGCCGCTCTCCGGAGCCGTCGCCCGCAGGGGGCGCGAGCAATCCCCTGGTGCGTCCCTACGCCATGACCGGCGGCCGGACGCGCCCCCGTTACCAGCTCGCCATCGAGGCGCTGGTACACACCACTGCGCAGCCGCACCAGATGCAGGGCCAGTTGCCCGAGCATCAGCGAATCTGCAACCTCTGCCGAGAGATCAAGTCGGTGGCCGAGATCTCGGCGTTGCTGACCATCCCTCTCGGTGTGGCCAGGATCCTCGTCGCCGACTTGGCGGAGGCAGGCCTGGTCGCCATCCATCAGCCCGGCGGCGACGAGAGCGCCGGCGGCCAGCCAGACGTGACTTTGCTCGAAAGGGTGCTCAGTGGACTTCGCA
Protein-coding sequences here:
- a CDS encoding sensor histidine kinase; this translates as MRRSKNGPEPSARGNFTPPPRGAASAAVPGSEPMAPPAPSGSRFSPRNWRVPTRLNAILLIPVVVGLIMGGFQVKSSIDTWQEAEDAEKTARLVQAALVYGDALFQERDLTAAPLLQGKGEDDPTVVKARAATDKAADAFDAAAQNIPDKPSVERRLKLFREVEPQLADIRAKAYTSKRRGVESEESYTAVTHTLMEFSNELGLGTGNITAYGRTVYAISLTKASVSLERAIGIHLLTNPGPGQGSFASQRIALSSYAYLERIAIAEYIAGGTAEDAKKLQDASVEVTAQGKEMAAQAAQAAAAKGDTYVPPPADPNQMITDLASLPSTNSRDRADLAAKGVTVQNWMAVTTLKYNAYLKLETDLSKSAVNEAVSISDEAKRDAFIVGAAVVVALLLAFILAGMVARQMSRAMRQLRNAAFGIAEQRLPMLVDQLSRTDPGRVDTRVAAIPINTTDEIGEVARAFDQVHREAVRLAAEQALLRGNINAIFTNLSRRNQSLIEGQLTLITDLENNEADPDQLENLFRLDHLATRMRRNGENLLVLAGEEPGRRWDQPVPLVDVLRAASSEVEQYERVELSGVPEAEIHGRAVTDLVHLLAELLENATTFSSPQTKVRVTATRLPDGRIMVEIHDKGIGLTAEDFADINHKLANPPTVDAAISQRMGLFVVGRLSDRHGIRVQLRPSGEQAGTTSLVMLPDAITHGGGGEQQLQRDEFTVSQIIPEQQQYVGENFQAVQGQPMRTAAELGFDDSRYTEVPDDIRELDPVGRSLMREERRAQLEAQAHPESGPQEGIEAPAYGDDFTAAPNGQAPALEEPFAGYDQQTAYEERQQPSYEEPYFNGNNGFPQRDDFPATGSEYPSTNGGYPSSNGNGGYPEPAYTEPVQEEPAPAHASAPESFSAFEERRYQDDWPQPDGYQNGHRSEYAPEPESAQAADVSEQNHVGFERPGPAPSAAHTMTDAGLPRRGSTASGTSNGTSRQHVGQETPAPAPAEQNGTANGNGNGTGPDDWRSANDERWQQASQLRKPKAGGVTSSGLPRRVPKANLIEGAAEATPQGGPSVSRAPEDIRGRLSNLRRGVQRGRTAGSETNGQATRNHHGGPDSTYNQER
- a CDS encoding roadblock/LC7 domain-containing protein; the encoded protein is MSQAAQNLNWLITNFVDNTPGVSHTVVVSADGLLLAMSDGFPRDRADQLAAVASGLTSLTAGASRIFEGGSVNQTVVEMERGFLFLMSVSDGSSLAVLAHPEADIGLIGYEMALLVDRAGTVLTPDLRAELQGSLLN
- a CDS encoding DUF742 domain-containing protein, with amino-acid sequence MATPPGGSPSGNWSYGPGQGQGQGDPNRYNFPSAPSHRRQQPYAPQNPQGPGPSPYDQPPAPRIQPVQPQRRSPEPSPAGGASNPLVRPYAMTGGRTRPRYQLAIEALVHTTAQPHQMQGQLPEHQRICNLCREIKSVAEISALLTIPLGVARILVADLAEAGLVAIHQPGGDESAGGQPDVTLLERVLSGLRKL